From Paenibacillus graminis:
GCATACGCAAATAAACGGCTGAAGAGGTGCGACCCTTGTTCAAAGATTTATTTCAGAAAAAACGGAAGTACGCGACCATTCCTTCAGAACGTGTGGAGCGGACCGGCGGACCGGGTGAAGGCGAACGGCCCAAACGGGAGATTCCCGAAGGGCTCATGAGCAAGTGCACCAAATGCGGAACGATCCAGTACAGCAAGGAGCTGGAGAAGAACCTGAAGGTATGCCCTTCCTGCGGCTACCATATGCGCCTGAACGCTTCTGAACGGATCGCGATGACGCTGGACCCTGAAGGGTTTATTGAATTTGACAGTGAGATGGCCTCGGTGGACCCGCTGCAGTTTCCGGGCTATGCGTCCAAGCTGGAACAGCAGCAGTCCAAAACAGGACAGGTTGAAGCTGTGATCACAGGCCAGGGTACCATTGGCGGACATCCGGTGATTGTTGCCGTGATGAACTTTGAATTTTTTACCGGCAGCATGGGCTCGGTTGTGGGGGAGAAAATTACACGAGCGGTGGAAGAAGCCACTGAGAAGAGACTGCCGCTGCTGATCTTTTCGACTTCGGGCGGAGCCCGGATGCAGGAGAGCATTCTCAGTCTGATGCAGATGGCCAAGACCAGCGCCGCGCTTGCCAGATTTGGCGAGGTTGGCGGGCTGTATATCTCTGTCATTACCGATCCGACCA
This genomic window contains:
- the accD gene encoding acetyl-CoA carboxylase, carboxyltransferase subunit beta — translated: MFKDLFQKKRKYATIPSERVERTGGPGEGERPKREIPEGLMSKCTKCGTIQYSKELEKNLKVCPSCGYHMRLNASERIAMTLDPEGFIEFDSEMASVDPLQFPGYASKLEQQQSKTGQVEAVITGQGTIGGHPVIVAVMNFEFFTGSMGSVVGEKITRAVEEATEKRLPLLIFSTSGGARMQESILSLMQMAKTSAALARFGEVGGLYISVITDPTTGGVSASFASLGDIIIAEPGAVFGFAGRIVIEQTIRQKLPEDFQTAEFNLQHGQLDLVVHRKEMRATLAKLLDLHDSKGGF